One genomic region from bacterium encodes:
- a CDS encoding D-alanine--D-alanine ligase: MANMVSRQFIEEIAEEEEEPPPDLLAECDSDDTICAVQRALAERHTVFSIESDEEAFSRLQTLHPDLVFNMAERLSGPNRESHIPVLCEYLNIPFTGSDPLTLGICLDKSRAKEILSYYGIPNPAFWIFDKGDALPSDLPLPLMVKPLYEGSSKGIKNNSLVRSRSELQERVGEVIRRYRQPVIVERFLPGREFTVGILGNPPELEVLPVVEIDHSQLPAGAAPIYSYEAKWIWDTTEKPLAIFQCPADLDADLQGKIDTLIHRVVKILRIRDWGRIDLRLDEQGEPQVIEINPLPGILPNPDDNSCLPKAARAAGYSYNQLINRVVEIAAARYGLVS; encoded by the coding sequence ATGGCGAACATGGTTTCGCGGCAGTTCATCGAAGAGATCGCCGAAGAGGAAGAAGAGCCTCCTCCAGATCTACTCGCAGAGTGCGATTCCGATGATACGATATGCGCCGTTCAGCGCGCGCTCGCTGAACGGCATACTGTTTTTTCCATTGAATCGGACGAAGAGGCTTTTTCTCGCCTCCAGACGTTGCATCCAGACCTCGTCTTCAATATGGCCGAACGGCTCTCCGGTCCCAACCGGGAGAGCCATATCCCCGTTCTCTGTGAATACCTGAACATCCCCTTCACCGGATCCGATCCCCTCACCCTGGGCATCTGCCTCGACAAGTCACGGGCTAAGGAGATCCTTTCCTATTATGGCATTCCCAATCCAGCCTTCTGGATTTTCGATAAGGGCGATGCCCTTCCCAGCGATTTGCCCCTGCCGCTGATGGTCAAACCCCTCTATGAAGGCTCCAGCAAAGGGATCAAAAACAATTCCCTGGTCCGCAGCCGCAGTGAGCTCCAGGAAAGAGTCGGCGAGGTGATCCGGCGGTATCGCCAGCCGGTCATCGTCGAACGCTTTCTGCCGGGACGCGAGTTCACCGTCGGCATCCTCGGCAATCCTCCCGAACTCGAGGTGCTCCCGGTCGTTGAAATCGACCATTCGCAGCTGCCTGCGGGTGCTGCGCCGATCTACTCCTACGAGGCCAAATGGATCTGGGATACGACCGAAAAACCGTTGGCGATATTCCAATGCCCCGCGGATCTTGATGCGGACCTGCAAGGAAAAATTGACACTCTGATTCATAGGGTCGTCAAGATTCTCCGGATTCGCGACTGGGGTCGTATTGATCTCCGTCTCGACGAGCAGGGAGAACCGCAGGTGATCGAAATAAATCCGCTCCCAGGGATTTTGCCCAATCCGGATGACAATTCATGTCTCCCTAAAGCGGCGCGCGCTGCCGGCTACTCTTACAACCAGCTGATCAATCGGGTGGTGGAGATCGCCGCGGCGCGCTACGGGCTGGTCTCATGA
- a CDS encoding ATP-grasp domain-containing protein, with translation MTPSSPRVGIVFNASQPAAGRSDETISETSIQETAAAVHAALTAVGYTAVLLPVHDDLLNLAVRLQQTPCALLINLCEAFRGIPQLESHVAAFFEAMGWRFTGNGPATLALCQQKFASKALLKACSLPCAPGFLVEPGDDLPEMETPLIVKPNAEDASLGIYADSVIFEKSRLRPQVEKIWSDYHQAALVERYVDGREFNVAVLQEGAQVRALPVSEISFSGMPDGMPHIVSYEAKWFEEHPLYQATVPQCPAPVSKALQEALQSLAVRAFRAMGCRDYARVDFRVAGEQEIYILEVNPNPDISPAAGYVRALKAAGLDYAGFWRIMMSNALGRGVR, from the coding sequence ATGACCCCTTCAAGCCCGCGTGTGGGCATTGTATTTAACGCCTCTCAACCGGCAGCCGGCCGCAGCGACGAAACCATCTCCGAAACCTCCATTCAGGAGACCGCTGCAGCCGTGCATGCCGCCCTCACGGCCGTGGGGTACACCGCCGTGCTCCTGCCCGTGCATGATGACCTCCTCAATCTGGCCGTTCGTCTACAGCAAACGCCCTGCGCTCTCTTGATTAATCTTTGCGAGGCCTTTCGTGGCATTCCGCAGCTCGAGTCTCACGTGGCGGCCTTTTTTGAAGCCATGGGTTGGCGCTTCACCGGCAACGGCCCCGCAACTCTGGCGCTCTGCCAGCAGAAATTTGCCAGCAAGGCGCTGCTCAAGGCCTGCAGCTTGCCCTGCGCCCCCGGCTTTCTGGTCGAGCCTGGGGATGATCTCCCTGAGATGGAAACACCGTTGATCGTCAAACCGAATGCGGAAGACGCCAGTCTCGGCATCTACGCCGATTCCGTCATCTTCGAGAAAAGCCGTCTGCGGCCGCAGGTGGAAAAGATCTGGTCGGACTATCATCAGGCCGCTCTCGTTGAACGCTACGTCGACGGCCGCGAGTTCAACGTCGCGGTGCTCCAGGAAGGTGCGCAAGTGCGCGCCCTGCCCGTCTCCGAGATCAGCTTTTCAGGCATGCCGGACGGGATGCCGCATATTGTCAGCTACGAGGCGAAATGGTTCGAAGAGCATCCGCTTTATCAGGCAACGGTACCCCAGTGCCCCGCGCCGGTCTCGAAAGCGCTTCAGGAGGCCCTGCAGAGCCTGGCCGTTCGCGCCTTCCGGGCCATGGGTTGCCGCGATTATGCCCGGGTCGATTTCCGGGTCGCAGGGGAACAGGAGATCTACATTCTCGAAGTCAATCCCAATCCGGATATCAGCCCCGCTGCCGGTTATGTCCGCGCTCTCAAGGCAGCAGGCCTCGATTATGCCGGCTTCTGGCGGATCATGATGTCCAATGCCCTCGGGCGCGGGGTTCGGTGA
- a CDS encoding nucleotidyltransferase family protein, which translates to MKAFILVGGLGTRLHSLGITGPKPMIEIGGRPFLEYLVRDLLRQGLRDLVFCVGYGAEQIRRFFGDGHDWGAAFAYSQETAPLGTAGALKNAETHAAAENLVLNGDSFLEIDLAAFTAFHHRHAALASIATVAVPLRDDYGAIRTARTGRILAFSEKVPGGHGRVNGGIYLFNREIFSLIPAGRPVSIEEEIFPQLVATGRCYACNTTGFFLDIGTPERLAVARKILPGFFNIKET; encoded by the coding sequence ATGAAGGCGTTTATCCTGGTAGGCGGACTGGGCACGCGGTTGCATAGTCTGGGGATAACCGGTCCCAAACCAATGATCGAGATCGGTGGCCGCCCCTTCCTCGAATATCTTGTGCGCGATCTGTTGCGCCAGGGCCTGCGCGACCTGGTTTTCTGCGTGGGCTATGGTGCGGAACAGATCCGCCGCTTTTTCGGGGATGGCCACGACTGGGGTGCTGCCTTTGCCTACTCCCAGGAGACCGCGCCCCTCGGCACCGCCGGCGCGCTTAAAAATGCGGAAACGCATGCAGCGGCGGAGAATCTAGTCCTCAATGGCGATTCGTTCCTGGAAATCGACCTGGCTGCATTCACCGCCTTTCACCACCGGCATGCAGCCCTCGCTTCCATCGCCACCGTTGCCGTGCCGCTTCGCGATGATTACGGCGCTATTCGAACCGCCCGGACAGGTCGGATCCTTGCCTTTTCCGAAAAGGTTCCGGGCGGGCACGGCCGGGTCAATGGAGGTATCTATCTTTTCAATCGCGAAATATTCAGCTTGATCCCGGCGGGACGCCCGGTTTCCATCGAAGAGGAGATCTTTCCTCAGCTGGTCGCCACCGGGCGCTGCTATGCCTGCAACACTACCGGTTTTTTTCTGGATATCGGAACCCCTGAACGCCTGGCAGTCGCCCGCAAGATACTGCCTGGATTCTTCAACATCAAAGAGACGTGA
- a CDS encoding GNAT family N-acetyltransferase gives MIRPLRAADKDPVMELIRETGMFTAAEVKVAEELVDFFLNRREQKDYRIEVLEEEDGAIVAYVTWGPTPLTDGTFDLYWIAVSPRSQGKGYGTRLMRWVEDKIKEDKGRVLIIETSSQPMYEGTRQFYLKQQYQEVVRIAGYYKPGDDRVIYAKYFA, from the coding sequence ATGATTCGTCCGTTACGGGCTGCGGACAAGGATCCGGTAATGGAGCTGATCCGGGAGACCGGCATGTTCACTGCCGCTGAGGTCAAGGTCGCGGAGGAGCTTGTGGATTTCTTCCTCAACCGCCGCGAGCAAAAAGATTATCGAATCGAGGTACTCGAGGAGGAAGATGGCGCCATCGTGGCGTACGTCACCTGGGGTCCAACCCCCCTTACCGACGGCACCTTCGATCTCTATTGGATTGCCGTTTCACCTCGCTCCCAGGGTAAAGGGTACGGGACAAGGCTAATGCGTTGGGTTGAGGATAAAATCAAGGAGGATAAGGGAAGAGTACTGATCATCGAGACTTCGTCCCAGCCGATGTACGAAGGTACCCGGCAGTTCTACCTTAAACAGCAGTACCAGGAAGTCGTGCGCATTGCCGGTTATTACAAACCCGGTGATGACCGCGTCATCTACGCTAAATATTTTGCGTGA
- a CDS encoding OsmC family protein has translation MDMKITFPGGQAVTAHYGPMTIKTNQDGSAPAPFALFLASIGTCAGIYVLSFCQQRGLNTEGLEITQRMSADPLTHLIKKIDLDIKLPADFPEKYREAVIRAADQCAVKKHLAQPPEFAIRTLQA, from the coding sequence ATGGATATGAAAATCACGTTTCCCGGCGGCCAGGCCGTTACCGCCCATTACGGCCCGATGACGATCAAGACCAACCAGGATGGTTCGGCGCCGGCCCCCTTCGCTCTCTTTTTGGCTTCAATTGGAACCTGTGCCGGCATTTATGTTCTCAGCTTTTGCCAGCAGCGCGGCCTCAATACTGAAGGGCTGGAGATCACCCAGCGCATGTCCGCTGATCCGCTTACCCATTTGATTAAAAAAATCGACCTCGACATCAAACTGCCTGCAGATTTTCCTGAGAAGTACCGGGAGGCGGTTATCCGCGCGGCGGATCAATGCGCCGTTAAAAAACATCTGGCACAACCGCCGGAATTCGCTATCCGTACCCTCCAGGCCTGA
- a CDS encoding glycosyltransferase codes for MKIILVGTAFPMRGGIAHYMALLYKKLTEMGHTVEIVSFKRQYPAFLFPGKTQQDTSQQIIELPSLPLIDSINPLSWIRTFLYIKKQAPDLVVYKYWMPFFAPAYGTIVLLTRLFTRTKSLYISDNIIPHEQIPVIDWLLTRWGLWKVDYFIVQSQTVKNDLLKYKPRAAFRQVPHPVFEIFTANYASTEARTRLHLGADEKVLLFFGYIRAYKGLGYLIDALAEVRRQLPVRLLVAGEFYEEEEKYRQQIHTLHLEEAILLKADYIPNEEVGLYFAAADVVVLPYISATQSGIIQIAYNFDKPVITTNVGGLPEVIDAGRTGFTVPARDSHALANAILHFFQIRDQVDFQECIRLHKRNYSWENLAKAITGFITK; via the coding sequence ATGAAGATCATCCTGGTCGGCACCGCCTTTCCCATGCGCGGCGGCATCGCCCACTATATGGCCCTACTCTATAAAAAGCTCACCGAGATGGGCCATACCGTCGAGATCGTCTCCTTCAAACGGCAATATCCCGCTTTCCTCTTCCCCGGCAAAACCCAACAGGATACCAGCCAGCAAATCATCGAATTGCCATCGCTGCCTTTGATCGATTCGATCAATCCGCTTTCCTGGATCAGGACCTTTCTCTATATCAAAAAACAGGCGCCCGACCTGGTCGTCTACAAATACTGGATGCCCTTTTTCGCCCCCGCTTACGGAACCATTGTCCTTCTCACCCGGCTCTTCACCCGGACCAAATCCCTCTATATCAGCGACAATATCATCCCACACGAGCAAATCCCGGTCATCGACTGGCTGCTCACCCGTTGGGGCTTGTGGAAAGTCGACTATTTCATCGTCCAGTCGCAAACCGTCAAGAACGATTTGCTCAAGTACAAACCACGGGCGGCCTTTCGACAGGTTCCCCACCCGGTATTCGAGATCTTCACCGCCAACTACGCCTCTACCGAAGCCCGAACCCGGCTGCATCTGGGCGCGGATGAAAAGGTCCTTCTCTTCTTCGGCTATATCCGCGCCTACAAGGGCCTGGGATACCTCATCGATGCGCTGGCAGAGGTTCGCCGTCAGCTGCCGGTTAGGCTCCTCGTCGCCGGCGAGTTTTACGAAGAAGAAGAAAAATACCGTCAGCAGATTCACACGCTCCATCTGGAAGAGGCCATTCTGCTCAAGGCCGATTATATCCCCAATGAAGAAGTCGGCCTCTACTTCGCTGCGGCCGATGTGGTCGTGCTGCCCTATATTTCAGCCACTCAAAGCGGGATCATTCAGATCGCCTATAACTTTGACAAACCCGTGATCACCACAAATGTCGGCGGCCTGCCTGAGGTGATCGATGCAGGCCGGACCGGCTTCACCGTGCCAGCCCGCGACAGCCATGCCCTGGCGAACGCCATCCTGCATTTCTTCCAAATCCGCGACCAAGTGGATTTCCAGGAATGCATCCGCCTCCACAAGAGGAACTACTCCTGGGAGAATCTTGCCAAGGCGATCACCGGGTTTATCACTAAATAA
- a CDS encoding KamA family radical SAM protein: MDDWQQLLRGSLTKPEEIAKRFDLNVEEVKKVAEVFKFRITPYYANLIKEKGDPIYRQIVPDAQELAENSGITDPLDEDHDSPVPSIVHRYPDRVLFLVSHSCASYCRFCTRKRKVGNSDKINPRHINAGLDYIRQHSEIRDVIVSGGDPLMLADSKLEYILSSLRSIKHIEIIRIGSRVPCFLPQRVTTALVNMLKKYHPLFINVHFNHPDEITEESARALNLLADAGIPLGNQTVLLKGVNDNPETMKRLMQKLLTVRVRPYYIYQADYVKGTEYLRTPVQKGLEIMQALRGWTSGLAVPAFVIDAPGGGGKIPLLPAYVQSIDDEKVVMRNYQGELFVYPQTSSGKAAKIPAAACKGPRSPVREAFPELEEIIC; this comes from the coding sequence ATGGATGATTGGCAGCAACTCCTCAGGGGCAGTCTCACCAAGCCCGAAGAGATTGCCAAACGCTTCGATCTGAATGTCGAAGAGGTTAAAAAAGTTGCGGAGGTTTTCAAATTCCGCATAACGCCGTATTATGCCAATCTGATCAAGGAGAAAGGGGATCCCATCTATCGCCAGATCGTCCCGGACGCCCAGGAGCTGGCGGAGAACAGCGGCATCACTGATCCCCTGGATGAAGACCATGATTCACCGGTGCCCTCGATTGTGCACCGCTACCCGGACCGGGTTCTCTTTCTGGTCTCGCACAGCTGCGCGTCCTACTGCCGGTTCTGCACCCGCAAGCGTAAGGTGGGCAATTCGGACAAGATCAATCCCCGCCACATCAATGCCGGCCTTGATTACATCCGTCAACACAGCGAAATTCGCGATGTTATTGTCTCCGGCGGCGATCCCTTGATGCTCGCCGACAGTAAATTAGAATATATTCTCTCTTCTTTGCGTTCTATTAAACACATAGAGATCATCCGCATCGGGTCGCGCGTGCCCTGCTTCCTACCGCAGCGCGTCACGACGGCTCTGGTGAACATGCTTAAGAAATATCACCCGCTCTTCATAAACGTTCACTTCAATCACCCGGATGAGATCACCGAGGAGTCAGCACGCGCCCTGAACCTGCTGGCGGATGCAGGAATTCCTCTCGGCAACCAGACGGTCCTGCTCAAGGGCGTAAACGACAATCCCGAGACCATGAAACGCCTGATGCAAAAGCTGTTGACCGTGAGGGTCCGGCCTTATTATATCTATCAGGCCGATTATGTCAAGGGCACCGAGTACCTGCGAACCCCTGTCCAAAAGGGACTGGAGATCATGCAAGCCCTCCGCGGCTGGACTTCGGGCCTGGCTGTGCCGGCTTTTGTCATTGATGCCCCCGGCGGCGGTGGTAAGATTCCTTTGCTTCCAGCCTATGTTCAGTCCATCGACGACGAAAAGGTGGTCATGCGCAACTATCAGGGCGAATTGTTTGTCTATCCCCAGACCAGCAGCGGCAAGGCGGCTAAAATTCCCGCTGCCGCTTGCAAGGGCCCGAGATCTCCGGTACGGGAGGCTTTTCCGGAACTGGAAGAAATTATCTGCTAG
- a CDS encoding GHMP kinase produces MIIRAKAPLRISFCGGGTDVDPYPREKGGAVLSATIDRFAYASMVESEEPQICIRSLDYDLVARYQLDEVPPFNGELDLAKAVLRHFSPRRGLELFLHSDAPPGSGLGSSSTMTVAMVGLFKQWQNRPLTDYDIAELTYQIERIDLQIAGGKQDQYAATFGGFNFIEFYDKAVVVNPLRISDSIINELEYNLLLCFTGKTRLSANIVANQTRSYQERNPAVVEALDQMKQLTIAMKNCLLRGELDDFGHLLHTAWLYKKNLDANISTGQIDQLYDIGRKSGALGGKILGAGGGGYLLFYCPFDKKHHVAAALEKAGGQVVKFSFEPRGLQIWEKR; encoded by the coding sequence ATGATCATCCGTGCCAAAGCGCCCCTGCGCATTAGTTTTTGCGGAGGCGGCACCGACGTCGATCCCTATCCCCGGGAAAAGGGCGGTGCGGTGCTCAGCGCCACCATCGACCGCTTCGCCTATGCCTCTATGGTCGAGAGCGAAGAGCCGCAGATCTGCATCCGGTCGCTGGATTATGACCTGGTCGCCCGGTATCAACTCGATGAAGTGCCGCCCTTCAACGGCGAGCTGGATCTGGCCAAAGCGGTCCTGCGCCACTTTTCGCCCCGCAGGGGACTCGAGCTCTTTCTTCATTCGGATGCCCCCCCCGGTTCGGGCCTGGGCTCCTCCTCGACTATGACTGTCGCCATGGTCGGGCTGTTCAAGCAGTGGCAGAACCGCCCCCTGACGGATTATGACATCGCCGAATTGACCTACCAGATCGAACGTATCGACCTCCAGATCGCCGGCGGCAAACAGGACCAATATGCCGCGACCTTTGGCGGATTTAACTTTATCGAGTTCTACGACAAGGCCGTTGTCGTCAATCCCCTGCGAATCAGCGATTCCATAATCAATGAGCTGGAATACAATCTCCTCCTCTGTTTCACCGGCAAGACTCGCCTCTCCGCCAACATCGTCGCCAACCAGACCCGTTCGTATCAGGAGCGCAACCCGGCGGTCGTTGAAGCACTGGATCAAATGAAGCAGCTGACGATCGCTATGAAGAATTGTCTGCTTCGCGGAGAACTCGATGACTTTGGCCATCTCCTGCACACCGCCTGGCTGTACAAAAAAAATCTCGACGCCAATATCTCCACCGGCCAGATCGATCAGCTCTATGATATCGGCCGGAAATCCGGCGCCTTGGGCGGCAAAATTCTCGGAGCCGGCGGCGGCGGCTACCTCCTCTTCTACTGCCCCTTTGACAAAAAACATCATGTCGCCGCAGCCCTCGAAAAAGCGGGCGGACAGGTCGTCAAGTTCAGCTTTGAACCGCGTGGATTGCAAATCTGGGAGAAAAGATGA
- the pgsA gene encoding CDP-diacylglycerol--glycerol-3-phosphate 3-phosphatidyltransferase, translating into MKLPNILTVSRIFLSPVFIIAFLFHSLGSYILCFFLALIIELSDFFDGMLARRYQQISDFGKLMDPFADSISRFSIFLCFLSDGLAPLWVIAIFFYRDTLVSIIRVFAVREGFVVAARPSGKTKAWVQAVSIWVVLMIMIIHKAGWWLPLRDVAQFHTLTSIVIAISAAVTLWSGIDYWNSNKQAVYNAMNIKPTA; encoded by the coding sequence ATGAAACTGCCTAACATCCTTACCGTAAGCCGAATCTTTTTGTCGCCGGTTTTTATCATCGCTTTCCTGTTTCATTCTCTGGGATCCTATATCCTCTGTTTCTTCCTCGCTCTGATCATCGAGCTCTCGGACTTTTTTGACGGCATGCTCGCGCGGCGCTACCAGCAGATCTCCGATTTTGGTAAGCTGATGGACCCCTTTGCGGACAGCATCTCGCGTTTCAGCATTTTCCTCTGTTTTCTCAGTGACGGTCTGGCTCCGCTTTGGGTCATTGCGATCTTCTTTTACCGTGACACCCTGGTATCGATCATTCGGGTCTTCGCTGTCCGGGAGGGTTTTGTCGTGGCGGCGCGTCCCAGTGGCAAGACCAAAGCCTGGGTGCAGGCGGTCAGCATCTGGGTGGTTCTGATGATTATGATTATTCACAAAGCCGGCTGGTGGCTGCCCCTGCGCGATGTCGCCCAGTTCCACACCCTCACTTCGATCGTCATTGCGATCTCGGCCGCGGTGACGCTCTGGTCGGGGATCGACTACTGGAATTCCAACAAACAAGCGGTCTATAATGCGATGAATATCAAGCCGACGGCATAG
- a CDS encoding M20/M25/M40 family metallo-hydrolase: protein MKMIKTLAISLLAIQLACTAHRPSRISQPDITSQEILEHVTWLASDALKGRRAGSPEAMEAAAYIKKQFRGDGLSLLGENGYQSFEVLNSLSVGANSRLKIDGATAAPAEFIPLDFSENKALSAGVYFAGYGFSIQSDTLTWQDFSADAAGQWALILPDGPPLPSGKDPFEASRLLRKKAQNAKDSGAGGILFVTGEVQGKEEALIPLRAEQGVTGIGIPVLQINRALAERILQKSGTTLAELQKKLDASLQPVRLPLSCKVEGQAEVIRHLGRTSNVVALLPGGDPTLKQEYVIIGAHYDHLGMGGPGSGSRRPDTLAIHNGADDNASGVAALLELAEKWASERQKPKRSFLFVAFSGEEMGLLGSKYFVNHPLIDLSRVQLMINLDMVGRLHPETRALTCGGSGTATGLGEMVQRLAAPYDLRVGLSPEGYGPSDHASFYGKDIPVLFLWTNISPEYHTPDDDAFRINAPGEQAVTQLAFDVSREAADRADRLAFQEAGPKTPPTNMRRFKVTLGIMPDFATTGIKGVRADAVMPDRPAARAGMKKGDIIVAMEGKPVGDIYEYMNRLADFRVGQRISIEVLRDGVQQILIVEL, encoded by the coding sequence ATGAAAATGATAAAAACTCTGGCGATCAGTCTTCTGGCAATTCAGCTTGCCTGTACGGCCCATAGGCCCTCCAGAATTTCGCAACCGGATATTACCAGCCAGGAGATTCTGGAACATGTCACCTGGCTGGCCAGCGATGCACTCAAGGGCCGTCGCGCCGGCAGCCCCGAGGCCATGGAGGCGGCCGCTTATATTAAAAAGCAGTTCCGCGGCGATGGCCTCTCCCTCCTGGGCGAAAATGGATACCAGTCCTTCGAGGTGCTCAACAGTCTCTCGGTCGGCGCGAATAGCCGGCTCAAGATCGACGGCGCAACAGCCGCTCCCGCCGAATTCATCCCCCTCGACTTTAGCGAAAACAAGGCGCTCTCCGCCGGGGTCTACTTCGCCGGGTATGGCTTTTCCATCCAGAGCGACACGCTCACCTGGCAGGATTTTTCAGCGGATGCTGCAGGCCAATGGGCGCTCATCCTTCCGGACGGCCCGCCGCTGCCATCGGGAAAGGATCCTTTTGAGGCCTCCCGCTTGCTGCGCAAAAAAGCCCAAAATGCCAAGGACAGCGGCGCCGGCGGCATCCTCTTCGTTACCGGAGAGGTGCAGGGCAAGGAGGAAGCGCTCATACCCCTGCGCGCCGAACAAGGTGTCACCGGCATCGGCATTCCGGTTCTGCAGATCAACCGCGCCCTCGCAGAGCGTATCCTGCAAAAAAGCGGTACAACCCTGGCGGAACTCCAGAAAAAACTTGATGCCAGCCTGCAGCCGGTCCGCCTGCCGCTTTCCTGCAAGGTGGAGGGCCAAGCCGAAGTCATCCGCCACCTGGGCCGCACCAGCAATGTGGTTGCCCTGTTGCCCGGCGGCGATCCCACTCTGAAACAGGAGTATGTGATCATCGGCGCTCATTATGACCATCTCGGGATGGGAGGACCGGGCTCTGGTTCGCGCCGTCCGGATACCCTGGCCATACACAACGGCGCCGATGACAACGCCTCGGGCGTGGCAGCCCTCCTCGAACTGGCGGAAAAATGGGCGTCCGAACGCCAGAAGCCCAAACGTTCGTTCCTCTTTGTCGCCTTCTCGGGAGAGGAGATGGGGCTGCTCGGCTCCAAATACTTCGTCAACCACCCCCTCATCGATCTCAGCCGTGTGCAGCTGATGATCAATCTCGATATGGTCGGACGGTTGCATCCGGAGACCCGCGCCTTAACCTGCGGGGGCAGCGGTACCGCCACCGGCCTGGGTGAGATGGTGCAGCGGCTGGCCGCTCCCTATGATCTGCGGGTCGGCCTGTCGCCGGAGGGCTATGGCCCCTCCGATCATGCCTCGTTTTATGGCAAGGATATCCCCGTCCTCTTCCTCTGGACCAATATCTCGCCGGAGTACCACACCCCGGACGACGATGCCTTCCGCATCAATGCACCGGGAGAACAAGCGGTGACGCAGCTGGCTTTTGACGTCAGCCGGGAAGCGGCCGATCGCGCCGATCGCCTGGCCTTTCAGGAGGCGGGGCCCAAGACGCCCCCGACGAACATGCGCCGCTTCAAGGTCACCCTGGGGATCATGCCCGACTTCGCCACCACCGGCATCAAGGGCGTGCGCGCCGATGCAGTCATGCCGGATCGCCCAGCTGCCCGGGCCGGCATGAAAAAGGGCGATATCATCGTTGCCATGGAGGGAAAGCCGGTGGGGGATATTTATGAATACATGAACCGGCTGGCCGATTTTCGGGTCGGTCAGCGCATCAGCATTGAAGTACTCCGCGATGGAGTCCAACAGATCCTGATCGTGGAGCTTTAG